In Dromaius novaehollandiae isolate bDroNov1 chromosome 14, bDroNov1.hap1, whole genome shotgun sequence, a genomic segment contains:
- the AQP8 gene encoding aquaporin-8, with product MATEEPGPSTAKEVRVHGVPKPPPPKPRWYERCVQPCVAELLGSALFVFIGCASVIENAEGTGRLQPALAHGLALGLNVAVLGSISGGHFNPAVSLGAWLVGGLSITMLLPYWASQLCGGVMGAALAKAATAGERFANASGGACGTVAADARVPAALAAEVLATALLVLAVCMGALNEGTRTPLAPLCVGAAVTAAVLAGGGAGSGACMNPARAFGPALVANHWDYHWVYWVGPVLGGLLVGALVRLLMGDEKTRLLLL from the exons ATGGCCACCGAGGAGCCCGGTCCCTCCACCGCGAAGGAGGTGCGGGTGCACGGGGTGCCCAAGCCCCCGCCTCCGAAGCCCCGCTGGTACGAGCGCTGCGTGCAGCCCTGCGTGGCCGAGCTCCTGGGCAGCGCGCTCTTCGTCTTCATCGGCTGCGCCTCCGTCATCGAGAACGCGGAGGGCACGGGGAGGCTGCAGCCCGCCCTGGCGCACGGGCTGGCCCTGGGGCTCAACGTCGCCGTCCTGGGCAGCATCAG CGGAGGCCACTTCAACCCCGCCGTGTCCCTGGGCGCGTGGCTGGTCGGCGGCCTGAGCATCACGATGCTGCTGCCCTACTGGGCGTCCCAGCTCTGCGGCGGGGTGATGGGAGCCGCCCTGGCCAAG GCAGCCACGGCCGGCGAGCGCTTCGCCAACGCCAGCGGAGGAGCCTGCGGGACCGTCGCCGCCGACGCGCGGGTCCCCGCCGCCCTGGCCGCCGAGGTGCTGGCCACGGCCCTGCTGGTGCTCGCCGTCTGCATGGGGGCCCTCAACGAGGGGACCAGGACGCCGCTGGCACCTCTCTGCGTCGGCGCCGCCGTCACGGCCGCCGTCCTGGCGGG GGGCGGTGCCGGCTCCGGAGCCTGCATGAACCCCGCCAGAGCCTTCGGGCCGGCGCTGGTGGCGAACCACTGGGACTATCACTGGGTTTACTGGGTGGGGCCCGTGCTCGGTGGCCTCCTCGTCGGCGCCCTGGTGAG GCTCCTGATGGGTGACGAGAAAacccggctgctgctgctgtga